From the Lolium rigidum isolate FL_2022 chromosome 2, APGP_CSIRO_Lrig_0.1, whole genome shotgun sequence genome, one window contains:
- the LOC124686435 gene encoding GDSL esterase/lipase At5g03610-like, with the protein MKLHTAVLGVILLLALVLNPNGVEARPAPADGHQKKSSSYSLFVFGDDFADNGNLPLTDPVTQMSRQWAYPYGSSYVDADGNPRPNTPSGRFSNYKIQSDFIATILGLEEAPPAHALTAEKTCDPSGMTFAHGGAGVLDTTSAHNVPTLAKQVDNFRKMVKNGIISEKQLSRSVALVAISGNDYYGNTGVIGLTAPNDINAYIGKVTKEIADNVDQLQKLGVTKVLVNNLHPVGCTPTQTRTNNYTSCDVFGNLGASVHNNNLKHVIAAKRNVHVVDLYTAFTSIVDNVPGKGQELSKQFKRKLSPCCESFDSKGYCGQQSESSELLYAVCNKSSNFFYWDDMHPTHAGWEAVMKQLEKPLREFVDQD; encoded by the exons ATGAAGCTTCATACGGCCGTCCTcggcgtcatcctcctcctcgccctTGTTCTAAACCCCAATGGCGTTGAGGCACGGCCTGCCCCTGCCGACGGCCATCAGAAGAAATCGTCAAGCTACAGCCTTTTCGTCTTCGGGGATGACTTCGCCGACAACGGGAACCTCCCGCTAACCGATCCCGTCACCCAGATGTCGCGGCAGTGGGCGTACCCCTACGGCTCCTCCTACGTTGACGCCGATGGAAACCCACGACCAAATACTCCGTCGGGACGCTTCTCCAACTATAAAATTCAGTCCGATTTCATTG CAACGATCCTGGGGCTCGAGGAAGCACCTCCAGCCCATGCCCTCACGGCGGAGAAAACATGCGACCCgtccggcatgacctttgctcatGGTGGCGCTGGCGTGCTGGACACCACGTCGGCACACAATGTCCCCACACTCGCCAAGCAAGTGGACAATTTCAGGAAGATGGTTAAAAACGGGATTATCTCAGAGAAGCAACTGAGTCGCTCCGTGGCCCTCGTGGCCATCTCCGGCAATGACTACTATGGGAACACCGGCGTGATTGGCCTGACAGCCCCAAACGAT ATCAATGCTTATATTGGGAAGGTGACCAAGGAGATTGCCGACAATGTGGACCAACTACAGAAGCTCGGGGTGACAAAGGTTCTTGTGAACAACTTGCACCCTGTCGGCTGCACGCCAACACAAACACGGACGAACAACTACACCAGTTGCGATGTCTTCGGAAACCTGGGTGCATCTGTCCATAACAATAACCTGAAGCATGTGATAGCAGCAAAGAGGAATGTCCACGTTGTCGATCTCTACACCGCCTTCACTAGCATTGTGGATAATGTTCCAg GTAAAGGACAAGAGCTATCCAAGCAATTCAAGCGGAAGTTGTCGCCGTGCTGTGAGAGTTTCGATTCAAAGGGTTACTGTGGACAACAAAGCGAGTCATCAGAGCTTCTTTACGCGGTGTGCAACAAGTCCAGCAATTTTTTCTACTGGGACGAcatgcacccgacacatgcaggGTGGGAGGCAGTGATGAAACAGTTGGAGAAGCCATTGAGAGAGTTTGTAGATCAAGACTAG